Proteins encoded in a region of the Sphingomonas japonica genome:
- a CDS encoding host attachment family protein encodes MHIAHKAFVVVADGRKMLFFRNEGDEVHLNLVVERVREQDNPPDREQGTDTPGRTFSSNGAGRSAYEETDFHQLEEDRFAAETADLLKKRALRNDFDQLVIVAPPRTLGELRKHYHKEVEQRLAGELDKDLTGHPVPDIEKALIAA; translated from the coding sequence ATGCACATAGCGCACAAGGCATTCGTCGTCGTCGCGGACGGGCGCAAGATGCTGTTCTTCCGCAACGAAGGTGATGAGGTCCATCTCAACCTCGTTGTCGAGCGCGTCCGGGAACAGGATAATCCCCCCGACCGCGAGCAGGGCACCGACACGCCCGGACGGACGTTCTCCAGCAACGGCGCGGGGCGCAGCGCCTATGAAGAGACGGATTTCCATCAGCTCGAGGAGGATCGCTTCGCCGCGGAAACCGCTGATCTTCTCAAGAAACGCGCGCTGCGCAACGATTTCGACCAGCTGGTGATCGTCGCCCCGCCGCGGACATTGGGCGAGTTGCGCAAACATTATCACAAGGAAGTCGAGCAGCGATTGGCGGGCGAGCTCGACAAGGACCTGACCGGGCACCCGGTGCCCGACATCGAAAAGGCGCTGATCGCGGCGTAA
- the dksA gene encoding RNA polymerase-binding protein DksA has product MATALDRFDEPKRDFPAAANDFGMNGYRPSSDEPFMNDRQQDYFRAKLHAWKDAIHREAQGTLSHLQSEPLREADLTDRASSETDWSIELRTRDRQRKLISKIDAALRRIDDGEYGYCEVSGEPISLARLEARPIATMTVEAQERHERQEKVSRDE; this is encoded by the coding sequence ATGGCTACTGCGTTGGACAGGTTCGATGAACCGAAGCGGGACTTCCCCGCAGCCGCGAACGACTTTGGCATGAACGGCTATCGGCCGAGCAGCGACGAGCCGTTCATGAACGATCGCCAGCAGGACTATTTCCGGGCGAAACTGCACGCCTGGAAAGATGCCATCCACCGCGAAGCGCAGGGGACGCTGAGCCACCTTCAAAGCGAGCCGCTGCGCGAGGCCGATCTTACCGACCGCGCGTCTAGCGAGACCGACTGGTCGATCGAGCTGCGCACCCGCGATCGCCAGCGCAAGCTGATCTCCAAGATCGACGCTGCGCTGCGCCGGATCGACGACGGCGAATATGGCTATTGCGAAGTCAGCGGCGAGCCGATCTCGCTCGCGCGGCTGGAGGCGCGGCCGATCGCGACGATGACTGTCGAGGCGCAGGAGCGCCACGAACGCCAGGAAAAGGTGTCGCGAGACGAATAG
- a CDS encoding PilZ domain-containing protein, producing the protein MDQHAHDPTPVADDDASQRSGSRDSLLLTALIEIDGTRTQVRVRNLSPGGMMAELPQPVAIGSEVKAEVRGLGLVPGRVAWCTDGRIGIAFDREIDPLAARKPVGPRR; encoded by the coding sequence ATGGATCAGCACGCTCACGACCCGACTCCTGTTGCCGATGACGATGCAAGCCAGCGGAGCGGTTCGCGCGATAGCCTGCTGCTCACGGCATTGATCGAGATCGACGGCACGCGGACCCAGGTGCGCGTGCGCAACCTGTCGCCGGGGGGGATGATGGCCGAATTGCCGCAGCCGGTGGCGATCGGCTCGGAGGTCAAGGCGGAGGTGCGCGGGCTGGGGCTGGTCCCCGGGCGGGTGGCATGGTGCACCGACGGCCGGATCGGCATCGCCTTCGATCGCGAGATCGATCCACTCGCGGCGCGCAAGCCGGTGGGCCCGCGCCGCTGA
- a CDS encoding YdcH family protein, with protein MQTAHLTALEAKHAGLDRKIADESRRPLPDEVVLHDLKRQKLRVKEELEQL; from the coding sequence ATGCAGACCGCGCACCTTACCGCGCTTGAGGCAAAGCATGCTGGACTCGATCGCAAGATCGCAGACGAATCGCGGCGGCCGCTACCCGACGAGGTGGTGCTGCACGATCTCAAGCGACAGAAATTGCGCGTGAAGGAAGAACTCGAACAGCTTTGA
- a CDS encoding YdcH family protein: MDEAEARRRLELLRTEHRDLDAAITALLEAASLDQLRAARLKKRKLLLRDEIAALEDALIPDIIA; the protein is encoded by the coding sequence ATGGACGAGGCCGAGGCCCGGCGGAGGCTCGAATTGCTGCGCACCGAGCATCGCGACCTCGATGCCGCGATCACTGCATTGCTCGAGGCCGCGAGCCTCGATCAGCTGCGTGCCGCACGTCTCAAGAAGCGCAAGCTGCTGCTGAGGGACGAGATCGCGGCGCTGGAGGACGCGCTCATTCCCGACATCATCGCCTGA
- a CDS encoding DUF1465 family protein yields MQGSGTAAIQSRLIDSLYVEAMLLADEARCYFDQGGKDERDRLDPVARVAFSCESLKVTTRLMHVIAWLLTQRAVQAGELRERDARDPSRRLGAAPETDAAMLATMPRDAGALIATSIDLYRRVARLDATAADAQRVPSPARTMIEKLALNF; encoded by the coding sequence ATGCAGGGGTCGGGGACAGCAGCCATCCAGTCGCGATTGATCGACTCGCTCTATGTCGAGGCGATGCTGCTTGCCGACGAAGCGCGATGCTATTTCGATCAGGGCGGCAAGGATGAGCGCGACCGGCTCGATCCGGTGGCGCGGGTCGCATTCTCGTGCGAATCGCTCAAGGTGACGACGCGGCTGATGCACGTCATCGCCTGGTTGCTGACGCAGCGTGCGGTTCAGGCCGGTGAGCTGCGCGAGCGCGACGCGCGTGATCCCTCGCGGCGGCTCGGCGCGGCGCCCGAGACCGATGCCGCCATGCTGGCGACGATGCCCCGCGACGCGGGCGCGCTGATCGCGACCAGCATCGACCTGTATCGCCGCGTCGCCCGCCTCGATGCGACTGCGGCGGATGCGCAGCGCGTGCCCAGCCCGGCGCGCACCATGATCGAAAAGCTTGCGCTGAACTTCTAA
- a CDS encoding NAD(P)H-dependent flavin oxidoreductase, giving the protein MALPSLFDRLRLPIIGSPLFIISGPDLVIAQCKAGIVGSFPALNARPQSQLDEWLHRITEELAAHNRAHPDRPAAPFAVNQIVHKSNDRLEADLATCAKWQVPIVITSLGAREELNTAVHGWGGITLHDVITDRFAHKAVEKGADGLILVCAGAGGHAGLINPFAFTQEVRTWFDGPIALSGSIATGGAVLGAQAMGADLGYIGSPFIATTEANAPGEYKDAIVAGSAGDIVYTNLFTGIHGNYLRSSIEAAGLDPDDLPVSDPSKMNFGTGSNAKAKAWRDIWGSGQGIGAVTIVESVADRVDRIEAEYHAARSRLLD; this is encoded by the coding sequence ATGGCCCTGCCCTCGCTCTTCGATCGCCTGCGGCTTCCGATCATCGGATCGCCGCTGTTCATCATTTCGGGTCCAGACCTGGTCATCGCGCAGTGCAAGGCCGGGATCGTCGGCTCGTTTCCCGCGCTCAACGCGCGCCCGCAAAGCCAGCTGGACGAATGGCTGCACCGCATCACCGAGGAACTGGCAGCCCATAACCGCGCGCATCCCGACCGCCCGGCAGCGCCGTTCGCGGTCAATCAGATCGTCCACAAATCGAACGATCGGCTCGAGGCGGACCTCGCCACCTGCGCCAAATGGCAAGTGCCGATCGTCATCACCTCGCTCGGCGCGCGCGAGGAACTCAACACCGCGGTCCATGGCTGGGGCGGCATCACGCTGCATGACGTCATCACCGACCGTTTCGCGCACAAGGCAGTCGAAAAAGGTGCGGATGGCCTGATCCTGGTGTGCGCCGGTGCGGGCGGCCATGCCGGGCTGATCAATCCGTTCGCGTTCACGCAGGAGGTTCGCACCTGGTTCGACGGGCCGATCGCATTGTCGGGGTCGATCGCCACCGGTGGCGCGGTGCTCGGCGCGCAGGCGATGGGCGCCGACCTCGGCTATATCGGATCGCCGTTCATCGCCACGACCGAGGCGAACGCCCCCGGCGAATACAAGGACGCGATCGTCGCAGGCAGCGCGGGCGACATCGTCTACACCAATTTGTTCACCGGGATTCATGGCAACTATCTGCGCTCGTCGATCGAGGCGGCAGGGCTCGACCCGGACGACCTGCCGGTCAGCGACCCGTCGAAGATGAATTTCGGAACGGGCAGCAATGCCAAGGCCAAGGCGTGGCGCGATATCTGGGGATCGGGCCAGGGTATCGGCGCGGTGACGATCGTCGAGAGCGTGGCGGATCGGGTCGACCGGATCGAGGCGGAATATCACGCCGCGCGCAGCCGCCTGCTGGACTGA
- a CDS encoding gamma carbonic anhydrase family protein produces the protein MPLYAIDDVAPSLGDRAWIAPTAEIVGDVRIGAQASIWFGAVARGDNTTIHIGDRSNVQEGAMLHSDPGAPLTIGADCTVGHHAILHGCTIGDRVLIGMGAIVLNRAHVPDGCIVGAGALVTEGKSFEPGSLIVGSPARAIRTLDATAAAMLELSARHYVERAARFAAGLRRID, from the coding sequence ATGCCGCTCTATGCAATCGATGATGTCGCACCGTCGCTTGGCGACCGCGCATGGATCGCGCCGACCGCCGAGATCGTCGGCGACGTCCGGATCGGTGCTCAGGCCAGTATCTGGTTCGGTGCCGTCGCGCGCGGCGACAATACCACGATCCATATCGGCGACCGCAGCAATGTGCAGGAGGGGGCGATGCTCCATTCCGACCCTGGCGCGCCCCTGACGATCGGCGCCGACTGTACCGTGGGCCACCATGCCATCCTGCACGGCTGTACGATCGGCGACCGGGTCCTGATCGGGATGGGCGCGATCGTCCTCAATCGCGCGCATGTCCCGGATGGCTGTATCGTCGGCGCCGGCGCGCTGGTGACCGAAGGAAAAAGCTTCGAACCCGGCAGCCTGATCGTCGGCAGCCCGGCGCGCGCTATCCGCACGCTCGACGCTACGGCGGCAGCGATGCTCGAACTTTCCGCGCGGCACTATGTCGAACGCGCGGCCCGTTTTGCTGCCGGATTGCGCCGCATCGACTGA
- a CDS encoding superoxide dismutase has translation MAFELPPLPYAYDALEPVIDKETMTFHHDKHHKAYTDKLNEGVEKDGLQGKSIEDILANISSASPMVRNNGGGFWNHDFFWKTMAPEGGRGEMSAELKAAVDEFGGLDKLKEEFNTKGAGQFGSGWAWLIVDDAGKLKVTSTPNQDNPLMDVAADKGTPLLGNDVWEHAYYLTYRNDRPGYLKAWWDVVNWDMVSKRFASAAR, from the coding sequence ATGGCTTTCGAACTCCCGCCGCTGCCCTATGCCTATGACGCGCTGGAGCCGGTGATCGACAAGGAAACGATGACCTTCCATCACGACAAGCATCACAAGGCCTATACCGACAAGCTCAACGAGGGCGTCGAGAAGGACGGGTTGCAGGGCAAGTCGATCGAGGACATCCTTGCCAACATCTCGAGCGCATCGCCGATGGTCCGCAACAATGGCGGCGGCTTCTGGAACCACGATTTCTTCTGGAAGACCATGGCACCGGAAGGCGGACGCGGCGAGATGTCGGCGGAACTCAAGGCGGCAGTCGATGAATTCGGTGGGCTCGACAAGCTCAAAGAAGAATTCAACACCAAGGGAGCCGGGCAGTTCGGCTCGGGCTGGGCATGGCTGATCGTCGATGATGCCGGCAAGCTCAAGGTCACATCGACCCCCAATCAGGACAATCCACTGATGGACGTCGCCGCCGACAAGGGCACGCCGCTGCTCGGCAATGACGTTTGGGAGCACGCCTATTACCTGACCTATCGCAACGACCGGCCGGGTTATCTCAAGGCATGGTGGGACGTGGTGAACTGGGACATGGTGTCCAAGCGGTTCGCCAGCGCGGCCCGGTAA
- a CDS encoding septation protein A, translating into MTQNAKPPLSPGLRMALDFGPLAVFFAINTLLPGSAIERILAATAGFMVAIVMSMAVAKWKAGGISPMLWLSGGLVLVFGSLTLYFHDSTFIKMKPTVVYAMFAAILGFGAATGRPLLRTLLETAYPGLSEAGWRKLTINWACFFVFMAVVNEAVWRTTAPNPDSDLTFWAGFKLWGAIPLTMVFALVNIPMLLRHGLQAEAKDVPLPPEG; encoded by the coding sequence ATGACTCAAAACGCCAAACCGCCGCTCTCTCCCGGATTGCGCATGGCGCTCGACTTCGGACCGCTGGCAGTGTTCTTCGCGATCAACACGCTGCTGCCGGGATCGGCGATCGAACGCATCCTCGCGGCGACGGCGGGGTTCATGGTGGCGATCGTCATGTCCATGGCGGTGGCCAAATGGAAGGCAGGCGGGATTTCGCCGATGCTGTGGCTGTCGGGCGGGCTGGTGCTCGTGTTCGGCAGCCTGACGCTGTATTTCCACGATTCGACCTTCATCAAGATGAAGCCGACCGTCGTCTACGCGATGTTTGCCGCGATCCTCGGCTTCGGCGCAGCGACGGGAAGGCCGCTGCTGCGGACCTTGCTCGAAACCGCCTATCCGGGCTTAAGCGAAGCCGGCTGGCGCAAGCTGACGATCAACTGGGCCTGCTTCTTCGTGTTCATGGCAGTGGTGAACGAAGCGGTGTGGCGCACCACCGCGCCCAATCCCGACAGCGACCTCACCTTCTGGGCGGGGTTCAAGCTGTGGGGCGCGATTCCGCTGACGATGGTGTTTGCGCTGGTCAACATTCCGATGCTGCTGCGGCACGGCCTTCAGGCCGAAGCCAAGGACGTGCCGCTGCCGCCGGAGGGGTGA
- the ftsY gene encoding signal recognition particle-docking protein FtsY translates to MTAPSWHDRLLGGFRKTSDRLMGNLAGLSAARLDDAVLDDIEEALIASDLGPQTAGRVRARLAEGAYERNLEELGIRLVVAEEIERVLEPVARPLVVEAFPRPQVILVIGVNGSGKTTTIAKLAKTLVDQDYGVMLAAGDTFRAAAIGQLRTWAERVGVPIVSGAEGGDAAGIVFEAVKQATATGIDVLIVDTAGRLQNKRELMDELSKIRRVLGRINPESPHDVVLVLDATTGQNALNQIEVFKEVAGVTGLVMTKLDGTARGGVLVAAAQQFGLPIHAIGVGEKIDDLRGFDANEVSRIIAGVEELVR, encoded by the coding sequence ATGACCGCTCCTTCGTGGCACGACCGCCTGCTCGGTGGATTCCGCAAGACGTCGGATCGGCTGATGGGCAACCTCGCCGGCCTGTCGGCGGCGCGGCTCGACGACGCGGTGCTCGACGATATCGAAGAAGCGCTGATCGCTTCCGATCTTGGCCCGCAGACCGCCGGCCGCGTCCGCGCGCGGCTCGCCGAGGGTGCATATGAGCGCAACTTGGAGGAACTCGGTATCCGGCTGGTCGTCGCCGAGGAGATCGAGAGGGTGCTCGAGCCCGTCGCCCGGCCACTGGTCGTCGAGGCGTTTCCGCGTCCGCAGGTGATCCTGGTGATCGGCGTCAACGGATCGGGCAAGACGACGACGATCGCCAAGCTGGCGAAAACGCTGGTCGATCAGGATTACGGCGTGATGCTGGCGGCGGGTGATACGTTCCGCGCCGCCGCGATCGGCCAGCTGCGCACCTGGGCGGAGCGCGTCGGCGTACCGATCGTGTCGGGCGCGGAAGGCGGCGACGCGGCCGGCATCGTGTTCGAGGCGGTCAAGCAAGCGACCGCGACCGGCATCGACGTGCTGATCGTCGATACCGCAGGGCGGCTGCAGAACAAGCGCGAGCTGATGGACGAACTGTCCAAGATCCGCCGCGTGCTGGGGCGCATCAACCCCGAGTCGCCGCACGACGTAGTGCTGGTGCTCGACGCCACTACCGGACAGAATGCGCTCAACCAGATCGAGGTGTTCAAGGAGGTCGCGGGCGTGACCGGACTGGTGATGACCAAGCTCGACGGCACTGCCCGCGGCGGCGTGCTGGTGGCCGCGGCCCAGCAATTCGGTCTTCCGATCCACGCGATCGGCGTCGGCGAGAAGATCGACGACCTGCGCGGCTTCGATGCCAACGAAGTGTCGCGGATCATCGCCGGGGTCGAGGAACTGGTGCGATGA
- the mtaB gene encoding tRNA (N(6)-L-threonylcarbamoyladenosine(37)-C(2))-methylthiotransferase MtaB, which translates to MTADIITLGCRLNIAESETVRAIVGDRDIVVVNSCAVTNEAVRQTRQAIRRARRNRPSAQLVVTGCAAQIDPAAFTAMPEVDRVIGNSDKLSPAAWNSARPVVVRDILALADTAPHLAASFSNHARAFVEVQTGCDHRCTYCAIPFGRGNSRSVPAGALVERIAALVDAGHREIVLTGVDLTSYGSDLPGIPTLGMLVERILRMVPGLERLRLSSLDVEEIDGRLFALLTQEPRVMPHVHLSLQAGDNMILKRMKRRHTRASAVAMVARLKAARPEIAIGADLIAGFPTEDEAMAARSLALIDDCDIVHAHIFPFSPRAGTPAARMPQVDPTVAKARAAALRERARQRQHRWLAEQVGTRQQVLVERSGREGYAASFAKVRMTRPARAGEIVAVDVAARDGSNLIGTPA; encoded by the coding sequence ATGACCGCCGATATCATCACGCTGGGCTGCCGTCTCAACATCGCTGAAAGCGAAACGGTCCGCGCCATCGTCGGCGATCGCGATATTGTCGTCGTCAACAGCTGCGCCGTCACCAACGAAGCGGTGCGCCAGACGCGACAGGCGATCCGCCGGGCACGCCGCAATCGGCCCTCGGCGCAGCTGGTCGTCACCGGCTGTGCAGCGCAGATCGACCCGGCGGCTTTCACGGCGATGCCCGAGGTCGATCGCGTGATCGGCAATTCGGACAAATTGTCGCCGGCCGCGTGGAATTCGGCCAGACCGGTGGTGGTGCGCGACATCCTTGCGCTTGCCGACACGGCACCGCATCTCGCCGCGAGCTTCTCGAACCACGCACGCGCCTTCGTCGAGGTCCAGACCGGCTGCGACCATCGCTGCACCTATTGCGCGATCCCGTTCGGACGCGGCAACAGCCGGTCGGTCCCCGCAGGGGCGCTGGTCGAGCGGATTGCCGCGCTCGTTGACGCCGGGCATCGCGAGATCGTGCTGACCGGGGTCGATCTGACCAGTTACGGCAGCGACCTTCCCGGTATTCCCACGCTCGGCATGCTGGTCGAACGGATCCTGCGGATGGTGCCGGGTCTCGAACGGTTGCGGCTGTCGTCACTCGACGTGGAGGAGATCGACGGGCGGCTATTCGCATTGCTGACACAGGAGCCACGCGTCATGCCGCACGTCCACCTGTCGCTGCAGGCGGGCGACAACATGATTCTTAAGCGGATGAAGCGCCGTCACACCCGGGCATCGGCAGTGGCGATGGTCGCGCGGCTCAAGGCGGCGCGCCCCGAGATCGCCATCGGCGCCGACCTGATCGCGGGCTTTCCCACCGAGGATGAGGCGATGGCTGCGCGCAGCCTGGCGTTGATCGACGATTGCGACATCGTTCATGCGCATATCTTCCCCTTCTCGCCCCGCGCCGGAACGCCTGCCGCCCGGATGCCGCAAGTCGATCCAACGGTCGCCAAGGCGCGTGCCGCCGCGCTGCGGGAGCGTGCTAGGCAGCGGCAGCACCGCTGGCTTGCCGAGCAAGTCGGAACCCGGCAGCAGGTACTGGTCGAGCGTTCGGGACGCGAGGGATACGCCGCCAGCTTTGCCAAGGTCCGGATGACAAGACCGGCGCGCGCAGGCGAAATCGTCGCAGTTGACGTAGCGGCGCGTGACGGAAGCAATTTGATCGGAACCCCCGCATGA
- a CDS encoding DUF924 family protein produces the protein MRDDLGTGDGEVHAQARAVLAFWFDEIDKEQRFAKDDAVDTVIAQRFGGLRDRVLATRAEGWRDDPETLMAAIVLLDQFSRNLCRGKAAAFDADPLARELTRIALDRGWHAAMPALWRQFAYMPLMHAEDPGLQAESVALFEALGDAEALTFARDHAAVIARFGRFPSRNAALGRISTPAEREYLSRPGAGW, from the coding sequence ATGCGCGACGATCTAGGGACAGGCGACGGCGAAGTCCACGCACAGGCGCGCGCCGTGCTCGCCTTCTGGTTCGACGAGATCGACAAAGAGCAGCGCTTCGCCAAGGACGACGCGGTCGATACCGTCATCGCGCAGCGCTTCGGCGGCTTGCGCGATCGCGTGCTGGCGACCCGGGCAGAGGGTTGGCGCGACGATCCGGAGACGTTGATGGCGGCGATCGTCCTGCTCGACCAGTTCTCCCGCAACCTGTGCCGCGGCAAGGCGGCGGCGTTCGACGCCGATCCGCTGGCGCGCGAGCTGACCCGGATCGCGCTGGACCGCGGCTGGCATGCGGCCATGCCTGCGCTCTGGCGGCAATTCGCCTATATGCCGCTGATGCATGCCGAGGACCCGGGGCTGCAGGCTGAATCCGTCGCGTTGTTCGAAGCGCTGGGCGATGCGGAGGCGCTGACCTTCGCGCGCGACCATGCTGCGGTTATTGCAAGGTTTGGCCGCTTTCCCAGCCGCAATGCGGCGTTGGGGCGCATCTCGACACCGGCGGAAAGGGAGTATCTCAGCCGGCCCGGCGCTGGCTGGTGA
- a CDS encoding EAL domain-containing protein gives MGRMRMEIETQPTLRNSAGRSDIVTGAISIAAILLFVGTGSSVLSRTVDYYVNGGAPADRTLVIAMLLNVALILFGWRRHSALAVEVATRTAAEERAQTLASRDPLTGFLNRRSIAEEGGAMFVRADRRHKAMALVMLDLDHFKTVNDMHGHAVGDALLRTVAAEIAGLIPQGGIMARLGGDEFACAFLFDPQAPETIERIAERLVSRMAQPFEAEGLALHVSASVGIARSDFDCPNMDALMRSADIAMYAAKKSGRNRYQWFDQSMERELKARNELESGLRVAIPRQEIVPYFEQQIDLATGDLNGFEVLARWEHPVRGLISPERFIPIAEETGLIAELSMSVMRQACLVARDWDPSLTISVNISPWQLRDAWLAQKIIKVLVETGFPSSRLEVEITESSLFDNLALAQSIVGSLKNQGVRIALDDFGTGYSSLAHLRALPFDRIKIDKSFVTSINESADSAAIVNAIARLGESLNLPVTAEGIEDQAIEERLKLLGCAKGQGWLYGRPLSTTAVRRLLAERGMLRTAAPEPDSTAEVTSQRRAG, from the coding sequence ATGGGCCGTATGCGGATGGAAATCGAGACACAGCCGACGCTGCGCAACAGCGCGGGTCGGTCCGATATCGTCACCGGCGCGATCAGCATCGCGGCAATCCTGCTGTTCGTCGGAACCGGAAGTTCGGTCCTGTCGAGGACGGTCGATTACTACGTCAATGGCGGCGCCCCGGCGGATCGAACGCTGGTCATCGCGATGCTGCTGAATGTCGCGTTGATCCTGTTCGGCTGGCGGCGGCACAGCGCGCTGGCGGTCGAAGTCGCCACCCGCACCGCTGCCGAGGAGCGGGCGCAGACGCTGGCGTCGCGCGATCCGCTTACCGGCTTTCTCAATCGCCGCAGCATTGCCGAAGAGGGCGGTGCGATGTTCGTGCGCGCCGATCGCCGCCACAAGGCGATGGCGCTGGTCATGCTCGACCTCGACCATTTCAAGACGGTCAACGACATGCACGGCCACGCCGTCGGCGACGCGCTGCTGCGCACCGTTGCCGCCGAGATCGCGGGATTGATACCCCAGGGCGGCATCATGGCGCGGCTGGGCGGCGATGAATTCGCCTGCGCCTTCCTGTTCGATCCGCAGGCCCCCGAGACCATCGAGCGCATCGCCGAGCGGCTGGTCAGCCGCATGGCGCAACCGTTCGAGGCGGAGGGGCTGGCGCTCCACGTCAGCGCGTCGGTCGGCATCGCCCGTTCCGACTTCGATTGTCCGAACATGGACGCGCTGATGCGGTCGGCCGACATCGCCATGTATGCGGCCAAGAAATCGGGTCGCAATCGCTATCAGTGGTTCGACCAGTCGATGGAGCGTGAACTCAAGGCACGCAACGAACTCGAAAGCGGGCTGCGCGTGGCGATTCCGCGACAGGAGATCGTGCCCTATTTCGAGCAGCAGATCGATCTTGCCACCGGTGACCTCAACGGGTTCGAGGTGTTGGCGCGCTGGGAGCATCCGGTGCGCGGGCTGATCTCGCCCGAGCGATTCATCCCGATCGCGGAAGAGACCGGGCTAATTGCCGAGCTGTCGATGTCGGTGATGCGCCAGGCCTGCCTGGTCGCGCGCGACTGGGATCCTTCGCTCACCATCTCGGTCAACATCTCACCGTGGCAGTTGCGCGACGCCTGGCTTGCACAGAAGATCATCAAGGTGCTGGTCGAAACCGGCTTCCCGTCGAGCCGCCTCGAGGTCGAGATCACCGAAAGCTCGCTGTTCGACAATCTCGCGCTCGCCCAGTCGATCGTCGGCAGCCTCAAGAACCAGGGGGTTCGCATCGCGCTCGACGATTTCGGCACCGGCTATTCGTCGCTCGCACATTTGCGAGCACTGCCCTTCGATCGCATCAAGATCGACAAGAGCTTCGTCACCTCGATCAACGAAAGCGCCGATTCGGCCGCGATCGTCAATGCGATCGCGCGGCTCGGCGAAAGCCTGAACCTGCCGGTCACCGCCGAGGGGATCGAGGACCAGGCGATCGAGGAACGGCTCAAGCTGCTGGGCTGTGCCAAGGGCCAGGGCTGGCTTTACGGCCGTCCCCTGTCGACGACGGCCGTGCGCCGGCTGCTCGCCGAACGCGGTATGCTGCGCACTGCCGCGCCCGAGCCCGACAGCACCGCCGAAGTCACCAGCCAGCGCCGGGCCGGCTGA